From one Gossypium hirsutum isolate 1008001.06 chromosome D08, Gossypium_hirsutum_v2.1, whole genome shotgun sequence genomic stretch:
- the LOC107900723 gene encoding O-fucosyltransferase 20 codes for MAKSKNVCNAKKLSYISVPSQIINSLSSSSLQSLLVSPKRNNTNSFFSVYKHSCRSPRVWLFALFLFGLVGMLRLGWNIDTLIPFSPYPNPCLQTQSNTDSVAQKHDALVANANNLGQPAHDSPSEIAEFWKQPDGMGYRPCLDFSAEYRRTSEVMVKDRSKYLLVVVSGGISQQRNQIVDAVVIARILGAALVVPILQVNVIWGDESEFSDIFDLAHFKSVLANDVRIVSSLPSTHVMTRPVEEKRTPLHVSPQWIRSRYLKRINREGVLLLRGLDSRLSKDLPSDLQKLRCKVAFQALKFAPSILELGNKLAQKMQSKGPYLALHLRMEKDVWVRTGCLPGLSKEYDELIQSERRRRPELLTARSNMTFHERKLAGLCPLNAIEVTRLLKALGAPKTAKIYWAGGQPLGGKEALSPLTKEFPHFYNKDDLALPGELEPFAKKASFMAAIDYIVSEKSDVFMPSHGGNMGHAIQGQRAFSGHKKYITPNKRHMLPYFLNSSMPEAEFNRIIKELHHESLGQPELRTSKAGRDVTKYPVPECMCNDAHSHSI; via the exons atggcaAAATCGAAGAACGTATGCAACGCCAAGAAGCTATCTTACATTTCCGTTCCGTCTCAGATAATCAACTCTCTCTCCTCCTCTTCTCTCCAGTCCCTCCTGGTTTCCCCCAAGAGGAATAACACCAACAGCTTCTTTTCCGTCTACAAACACTCATGCAGAAGCCCAAGGGTCTGGTTGTTCGCTCTCTTCCTCTTCGGCCTTGTTGGCATGTTGAGATTGGGCTGGAATATTGATACTTTGATCCCATTCTCTCCTTACCCCAACCCATGTCTCCAAACTCAATCAAACACTGACAGCGTTGCTCAAAAACACGACGCCTTGGTTGCTAATGCTAATAATCTCGGTCAACCCGCTCATGATTCACCCTCGGAAATAGCCGAGTTTTGGAAGCAGCCTGATGGGATGGGTTACCGGCCGTGTTTGGACTTCAGTGCCGAGTATCGAAGAACAAGCGAGGTCATGGTTAAGGACCGGAGCAAGTACTTGTTGGTGGTTGTTTCCGGTGGCATAAGTCAGCAAAGGAACCAAATCGTTGACGCCGTTGTCATCGCTAGGATTCTTGGGGCTGCTTTGGTCGTTCCCATCTTGCAAGTCAATGTCATCTGGGGTGATGAAAg TGAATTTTCTGATATATTCGATTTGGCTCATTTCAAGAGTGTTCTTGCCAATGATGTTCGTATAGTATCTTCATTACCTTCTACCCATGTAATGACAAGGCCGGTAGAGGAGAAACGGACTCCACTCCACGTCTCCCCTCAATGGATTCGTTCACGTTATCTAAAGCGG ATAAATAGGGAAGGAGTTTTGCTTTTACGAGGTTTGGATTCGAGGCTCTCTAAGGATCTTCCGTCTGATCTTCAAAAGCTTCGCTGCAAG GTGGCATTTCAAGCTTTAAAATTTGCTCCATCAATCCTTGAACTTGGTAACAAGCTGGCTCAGAAAATGCAGAGTAAAGGACCCTACCTTGCTCTTCATCTTCGTATGGAGAAGGATGTATGGGTGAGGACTGGCTGCCTTCCTGGCTTGAGTAAAGAATATGATGAGTTAATCCAAAGCGAAAGGAGAAGACGCCCTGAGCTTCTTACTGCGAGATCAAACATGACATTCCATGAGCGGAAGCTTGCGGGACTCTGCCCCTTGAATGCTATTGAAGTGACTAG GCTGCTTAAAGCTTTGGGGGCTCCAAAGACTGCAAAAATATACTGGGCTGGGGGACAACCACTGGGTGGGAAAGAAGCCTTGTCACCTTTAACCAAAGAATTTCCCCATTTTTACAATAAAGATGATCTTGCATTGCCTGGCGAACTTGAACCATTTGCTAAGAAGGCTTCTTTTATGGCAGCCATTGACTATATAGTTTCTGAGAAAAGTGATGTTTTCATGCCATCCCATGGTGGAAATATGGGCCACGCTATTCAG GGACAGAGAGCGTTTTCAGGACACAAAAAGTATATAACTCCAAATAAAAGACATATGCTTCCTTATTTTCTGAACTCCTCAATGCCCGAAGCAGAGTTCAACAGGATCATAAAAGAATTACACCATGAATCTTTGGGACAACCAGAACTCAGGACCAGCAAAGCTGGAAGGGATGTAACCAAGTATCCGGTTCCAGAATGTATGTGCAATGATGCACATTCCCACTCCATTTGA
- the LOC107900725 gene encoding FT-interacting protein 1, whose protein sequence is MEKRMQSLYAQAPLLPGNHQEDYNLKDTSPQLGERWPNGGTFGGRGWMNGGDRFTSTYDLVEQMFYLYVRVVKAKELPPSSLTGSCDPYVEVKLGNYKGRTKHFDRKSNPEWNQVFAFSKDRVQSSLLEVFVKDKEMAGRDDYVGRVVFDLNEVPTRVPPDSPLAPQWYRLEDRRGEGKVRGEVMLAVWMGTQADEAFTEAWHADAASVHGEGVFNIRSKVYVSPKLWYLRVNVIEAQDVVANDRSRLPDVFVKAQIGNQVLRTKICPTRTPNPLWNEDLVFVTAEPFEEQLLITVEDRVHPSKEDVLGKISLPLNEFEKRLDHRPVNSRWFNLEKYGFGVMEGDRRKELKFSSRIHLRVCLEGGYHVLDESTMYISDQRPTAKQLWKQPVGILEVGILGAQGLLPMKMKDGRGSTDAYCVAKYGQKWVRTRTIMETFNPRWNEQYTWEVYDPCTVITLGVFDNSHLGGNSGGGSNAGRDARIGKVRIRLSTLEAHRTYTHSYPLLVLHPHGLKKMGELQLAIRFTTLSLANMIYIYGQPLLPKMHYLHPFTVNQVDNLRYQAMNIVARRLGRAEPPLRKEVVEYMLDVDSHMWSMRRSKANFFRIMSLVSGMVAIGQWFGSVCYWKNPITSVLVHILFLILVWYPELILPTLCFYMFLVGLWNYRYRPRYPPHMDTKLSWAESVNPDELDEEFDTFPTCRPHDVIRMRYDRLRSVAGRIQTVVGDIATQGERFESLLGWRDPRATSLFIVFCVCAAVVLYATPFRVVALVGGLYYLRHPRFRSKLPSVPSSFFKRLPARTDSLL, encoded by the coding sequence ATGGAGAAACGTATGCAGTCTCTCTACGCACAAGCCCCGCTGCTGCCTGGCAATCACCAGGAGGACTATAATCTCAAGGACACCAGTCCCCAGCTGGGCGAGCGATGGCCTAACGGCGGTACTTTCGGAGGAAGAGGTTGGATGAATGGTGGTGATAGATTCACAAGCACTTACGATCTTGTGGAGCAGATGTTCTATCTTTACGTCAGGGTCGTGAAAGCTAAAGAGCTTCCTCCCAGTTCCCTAACTGGAAGCTGCGACCCTTACGTGGAAGTAAAGCTGGGGAATTACAAAGGAAGAACCAAGCACTTTGATCGGAAATCCAACCCTGAATGGAACCAAGTTTTCGCTTTCTCTAAGGACCGTGTTCAATCCTCGTTACTTGAAGTTTTTGTGAAGGATAAAGAAATGGCGGGCAGAGATGATTATGTTGGAAGGGTAGTTTTCGATTTGAACGAGGTTCCAACTAGAGTCCCACCCGACAGCCCATTGGCTCCTCAATGGTACAGATTAGAAGACAGGCGTGGTGAAGGCAAGGTGAGGGGTGAGGTGATGCTTGCGGTTTGGATGGGAACACAAGCTGATGAAGCATTTACAGAGGCATGGCACGCTGATGCTGCTTCTGTCCATGGAGAGGGTGTTTTCAACATCCGGTCCAAGGTTTATGTGTCGCCAAAGCTGTGGTACCTGAGGGTGAATGTGATTGAAGCTCAGGATGTGGTGGCTAATGATAGAAGTCGCCTCCCGGATGTGTTCGTGAAAGCACAGATAGGCAACCAAGTGCTGCGGACCAAGATATGCCCCACCCGGACGCCAAACCCGCTGTGGAATGAGGATTTGGTATTTGTCACGGCTGAGCCATTTGAGGAACAGCTTTTAATCACTGTCGAGGATCGAGTGCACCCTTCGAAGGAAGATGTATTGGGGAAGATAAGCCTTCCGCTCAACGAGTTCGAGAAGCGGCTAGACCACCGCCCAGTGAATTCTCGGTGGTTCAATCTTGAGAAGTACGGTTTTGGTGTCATGGAAGGTGATAGGAGGAAAGAACTCAAGTTTTCTAGTAGGATTCATCTGAGAGTTTGTCTTGAAGGTGGATATCATGTGCTTGATGAGTCAACAATGTACATTAGTGATCAAAGGCCCACAGCAAAACAGCTTTGGAAGCAACCAGTTGGGATACTAGAAGTGGGCATTTTGGGTGCACAAGGGCTGCTCCCAATGAAAATGAAGGATGGCCGAGGGAGTACAGATGCTTATTGTGTGGCTAAGTATGGCCAGAAGTGGGTCCGCACCAGAACCATTATGGAGACTTTCAATCCTAGATGGAACGAGCAATATACGTGGGAAGTTTATGATCCTTGCACGGTGATCACGCTGGGAGTTTTCGACAACAGCCACTTGGGCGGTAACAGTGGCGGTGGGAGCAATGCAGGACGAGATGCACGGATCGGAAAGGTGCGGATTCGGCTATCAACTCTAGAAGCTCATAGGACTTACACACATTCTTATCCACTCCTGGTCTTACACCCACATGGATTGAAGAAAATGGGGGAGCTACAACTGGCAATTAGATTCACTACCCTGTCACTTGCTAACATGATATACATATATGGGCAACCCTTGCTGCCTAAGATGCATTATTTACATCCATTCACAGTTAACCAGGTAGATAATCTAAGATATCAAGCCATGAATATCGTGGCAAGGCGGCTCGGTCGAGCAGAACCGCCTTTGAGAAAAGAGGTGGTGGAATATATGTTAGATGTGGATTCCCACATGTGGAGCATGAGAAGAAGCAAAGCTAATTTCTTCCGCATTATGTCACTCGTGTCTGGCATGGTTGCCATTGGTCAATGGTTCGGCAGTGTTTGCTATTGGAAGAACCCCATCACCTCGGTCCTAGTCCATATTCTGTTTCTGATCCTCGTATGGTATCCAGAGTTGATTCTGCCGACGCTATGTTTCTACATGTTCCTAGTGGGACTATGGAACTATAGGTACCGCCCAAGGTACCCACCCCACATGGATACAAAGCTTTCATGGGCGGAGTCAGTGAATCCGGATGAGCTAGATGAAGAGTTTGACACGTTTCCAACATGTAGACCACATGACGTAATTAGAATGAGGTACGATCGGCTTCGGAGCGTTGCGGGGAGGATTCAAACTGTCGTAGGTGACATAGCAACACAAGGGGAGAGATTTGAGTCGCTGCTGGGGTGGAGAGATCCACGTGCCACCAGCCTTTTTATTGTGTTTTGTGTTTGTGCGGCAGTGGTGCTGTATGCAACCCCGTTCAGAGTGGTGGCTCTGGTTGGCGGCCTGTATTATCTGCGGCACCCCAGGTTCCGGAGCAAGCTGCCATCTGTGCCCAGCAGTTTCTTCAAACGCCTGCCGGCTCGAACTGATAGCTTACTGTGA